The Pelagibacterium halotolerans B2 genome has a segment encoding these proteins:
- a CDS encoding AbrB family transcriptional regulator, translated as MAQFFLYFRTLIIGALGGLVGYLLNFPLGWLVGAMLSTIPCAMAGVRVPTHWGLRSLMIGTIGLMAGAAFTPAVIGRAGEWAFSLAGVAIYCLIITAIGLFICLKVGKLDRATAAFSAAPGGLSEILVLGPSYGADVRSLSLVHGMRLTVILVIVPIVIVWVGTGNGPTQMNRTLDLSLAMPIKDYAILGACLIVGVIGGKKIRLPGSHLTGPLILSAIVHYFGLTHSSPPQLIVVVAQIVIGTSVAQFFNNTTIRQVLGGLVVGGGLTVLNLGVASLFALAFQTWLGIPFAAGLIALVPGGLPEMSLISIALGLDAAFVSLHHLFRVVLVLVFLPILVPLWIPKTEGVALLR; from the coding sequence CATGCTTTCGACCATCCCCTGCGCCATGGCCGGGGTTCGCGTGCCGACCCATTGGGGATTGCGATCGCTGATGATCGGAACAATCGGACTGATGGCCGGCGCCGCATTCACACCCGCCGTAATCGGTCGCGCGGGGGAATGGGCGTTCTCGCTGGCTGGAGTCGCCATCTACTGTCTTATCATTACGGCAATCGGACTGTTCATCTGCCTCAAGGTCGGAAAGCTCGACCGGGCGACAGCGGCGTTCTCGGCGGCACCGGGCGGGCTCTCGGAGATTTTAGTGCTTGGCCCCTCCTACGGCGCCGATGTCAGGTCGCTCTCGCTGGTGCATGGGATGCGCCTGACGGTGATTCTTGTCATCGTTCCCATAGTCATCGTATGGGTGGGCACGGGAAATGGGCCGACCCAAATGAACCGGACGCTCGATCTGTCGCTGGCCATGCCGATCAAGGATTATGCCATCCTGGGCGCCTGCCTCATTGTCGGTGTCATTGGTGGCAAGAAAATCAGGCTGCCCGGATCGCACCTGACGGGCCCCTTGATTCTGTCGGCGATCGTTCACTATTTCGGCCTGACCCATTCGAGCCCACCACAATTGATCGTGGTGGTCGCGCAAATCGTGATCGGCACCTCTGTCGCACAGTTCTTCAACAACACGACAATACGCCAGGTTCTCGGCGGGTTGGTTGTCGGCGGCGGACTGACCGTTCTGAATCTGGGGGTTGCTTCACTTTTCGCGCTGGCGTTCCAGACATGGCTGGGCATTCCGTTTGCCGCAGGACTGATCGCGCTCGTGCCGGGCGGGCTGCCCGAGATGAGCCTAATCTCGATCGCCCTGGGGCTCGATGCGGCTTTCGTCAGCCTGCATCATCTGTTCCGCGTCGTGCTGGTGCTGGTGTTCCTGCCGATTCTGGTGCCGTTGTGGATTCCCAAGACTGAAGGTGTTGCCCTGCTGCGGTAG
- a CDS encoding LysR family transcriptional regulator has protein sequence MRQTENRDWFMQHFDPITARLVLALARDGSIAKTAERENIAPSAVSRRIADLEARMGIVLFDRSASGVSLTSAGTRYADGCRRIFREISDLHTAMSGFASGDAGQLRIASSSSALSGRLPELLASYAKRHPGVRLDIREMAGRATLTALEDAQVDLAIFADNYDYSAFDAEVFEDDDVGVIASPDHPLATQILAGGPISFDMAIGHEVVGVHHMGALDRLINEAARKAGHTLGARVNVESFPSLVRMVEAGFGIGFLRNTSIHLLAGTDLVHAPLAESWAVRKLMIARRPRMAIAASVTSFLELARGGYRRET, from the coding sequence GTGCGCCAAACCGAAAACCGGGACTGGTTCATGCAGCATTTCGACCCGATTACGGCCCGCCTCGTGCTCGCCCTTGCGCGCGACGGGTCCATAGCCAAAACGGCCGAGCGCGAAAATATCGCTCCTTCGGCGGTCAGCCGGCGTATCGCCGATCTTGAGGCCCGTATGGGAATTGTTCTGTTCGACCGTTCCGCCAGCGGCGTTTCGCTGACTTCAGCAGGGACACGCTATGCCGACGGTTGCCGCCGGATTTTTCGCGAGATCAGCGATCTTCACACGGCCATGAGTGGCTTTGCGAGCGGTGATGCCGGGCAATTGCGCATTGCGTCTTCAAGCTCGGCCCTCTCGGGGCGCCTTCCCGAACTGTTGGCCAGCTATGCAAAACGGCATCCGGGCGTGCGGCTCGATATCCGCGAGATGGCGGGCCGGGCGACCTTGACCGCGCTCGAGGATGCGCAGGTCGACCTGGCGATCTTTGCCGACAATTACGACTATTCGGCTTTCGATGCCGAAGTGTTCGAGGATGACGATGTGGGGGTCATCGCCTCGCCCGATCATCCGCTGGCGACCCAAATTCTGGCGGGCGGCCCGATCAGTTTCGACATGGCCATCGGGCATGAAGTGGTCGGCGTTCACCACATGGGTGCACTCGATCGGCTCATCAACGAGGCGGCGCGCAAGGCGGGGCACACGCTCGGGGCACGGGTCAATGTGGAAAGTTTTCCCTCGCTGGTGCGCATGGTGGAAGCGGGCTTCGGGATCGGGTTTCTGCGCAATACATCAATTCATCTCCTTGCCGGCACCGACCTTGTACATGCGCCGCTGGCCGAGAGCTGGGCCGTGCGCAAGCTGATGATCGCCCGACGCCCGCGCATGGCGATCGCCGCGTCGGTCACCAGCTTTCTTGAGTTGGCGCGTGGCGGCTACCGACGCGAGACCTGA
- a CDS encoding Ldh family oxidoreductase — protein MNASAPGRVVDAQKLQTLIAEIFSAEGVPAQDAARIAECLVLADLRGVASHGVSRLSIYLERIRRGMVERVPEFAISEPSPVAALLDGGNGFGFLTATRAMEMATTRAEKFGIGMVGVKNSNHFGMAACYLLQAVEAGFAALVFTNASPAMPVWGGREPLLGTSPFAFGAPGNPPIILDMATSVVARGKIRRAAAAGEPIPEGWALDKDGNPTTDAQAGYEGLILPLGGPKGSGLSLMMEVMAGVMTGAAFGGEVRNQYEKFDAPQNVGHMMVAFKPGVFMGADYHQRMGELVSRAKGSTPVYPDQPVLIPGEPEALRAEERRRGGISLGAADLEIIANEARTVGIDASAHI, from the coding sequence ATGAATGCATCGGCGCCCGGGCGTGTGGTGGATGCACAGAAGTTGCAGACGCTCATTGCGGAGATTTTCAGCGCCGAAGGCGTGCCGGCACAGGATGCGGCGCGCATTGCCGAGTGCCTGGTGCTTGCCGATCTGCGGGGCGTGGCTTCGCATGGAGTGTCACGGCTTTCGATCTATCTCGAACGCATAAGGCGCGGCATGGTGGAGCGCGTGCCGGAATTTGCGATCAGCGAGCCGAGCCCCGTCGCGGCGTTGCTCGATGGCGGCAACGGGTTCGGGTTTCTGACAGCGACCAGGGCCATGGAGATGGCGACCACGCGGGCCGAAAAATTCGGAATCGGCATGGTGGGGGTCAAGAACTCCAACCATTTCGGGATGGCGGCCTGCTACTTGCTGCAGGCAGTGGAAGCCGGGTTTGCGGCGCTGGTGTTCACCAACGCCTCGCCGGCCATGCCGGTGTGGGGTGGGCGCGAGCCGCTTTTGGGGACAAGCCCGTTCGCGTTCGGCGCGCCGGGGAATCCGCCGATCATTCTGGACATGGCCACATCGGTGGTGGCGCGGGGCAAGATACGGCGCGCTGCGGCGGCGGGCGAACCGATCCCCGAGGGTTGGGCGCTGGACAAGGACGGCAACCCAACGACCGATGCGCAGGCGGGCTATGAGGGACTGATCCTGCCGCTGGGCGGTCCGAAGGGCTCGGGGCTGTCTCTGATGATGGAGGTGATGGCCGGGGTGATGACCGGGGCCGCGTTCGGTGGCGAAGTGCGCAACCAGTATGAAAAATTCGATGCGCCGCAGAATGTGGGGCACATGATGGTGGCGTTCAAGCCGGGCGTGTTCATGGGTGCCGATTATCACCAGCGGATGGGCGAGCTTGTTTCGCGCGCCAAAGGCTCAACGCCGGTTTATCCCGATCAGCCGGTGCTGATTCCGGGTGAGCCAGAAGCCCTGCGGGCAGAGGAGCGGCGGCGGGGCGGGATTTCGCTTGGAGCGGCCGATCTCGAGATAATTGCCAACGAAGCGCGTACTGTTGGCATTGATGCCTCGGCCCATATTTGA